One Lutra lutra chromosome 18, mLutLut1.2, whole genome shotgun sequence genomic window carries:
- the TMEM186 gene encoding transmembrane protein 186: MCKRPLEVGSLSLEAVRSQPHRTGGSLWAALLRAVPRLAGPAAWRRPVCGLWCHTGQDPGTWMGSRTPTPKEKPAGTDAEQFRMVYRFDAIRVFKYLSRLKVTQTALTLLALPPGFYGYSHGFVTLGNLCLAGGVAGFALAMLFWMSHFFRRLVGILYVNEAGTVLRVAHLTFWGRRQDTDWPVAHVIPLTESKDRPQELFVCIQQYGGKQTFYLSLRYGRVLDRERFTQVFGMLDTLK, translated from the exons ATGTGCAAGAGGCCTTTGGAAGTGGGTAGCCTGTCCTTAGAGGCTGTCAG ATCGCAACCTCACAGGACTGGTGGGAGCCTCTGG GCTGCCCTCCTCCGAGCCGTGCCACGGTTGGCAGGCCCAGCTGCCTGGAGAAGGCCTGTGTGCGGGCTGTGGTGCCACACCGGGCAGGATCCTGGGACGTGGATGGGGAGCAGGACCCCCACCCCGAAGGAGAAGCCTGCAGGCACGGACGCGGAGCAGTTCCGGATGGTCTACCGGTTTGATGCTATCCGAGTCTTCAAGTACCTGTCCCGGCTGAAGGTGACGCAGACGGCGCTGACGCTGCTGGCCCTGCCGCCTGGCTTCTACGGGTACTCGCACGGCTTCGTGACTCTTGGCAACTTGTGCCTGGCGGGTGGGGTGGCCGGCTTCGCCCTGGCCATGCTTTTCTGGATGAGCCACTTCTTCCGGAGGCTGGTGGGCATCCTGTATGTGAACGAGGCGGGCACTGTGCTGCGCGTAGCCCACCTGACTTTCTGGGGCCGGCGGCAGGACACGGACTGGCCCGTGGCCCATGTGATCCCCCTGACAGAGAGCAAGGACCGGCCCCAGGAGCTGTTCGTGTGCATCCAGCAGTATGGCGGGAAGCAGACCTTCTACCTCAGCCTGCGCTACGGACGCGTCCTGGACAGAGAGCGTTTCACACAGGTGTTTGGGATGCTGGACACCCTCAagtga
- the PMM2 gene encoding phosphomannomutase 2 isoform X6 yields MLLPPACPAVRGLVGGGGGEPGSSGPSSWLPEWMETGDMAASGPALCLFDVDGTLTAPRQKITKEMDGFLQDLRQKIKIGVVGGSDFEKVQEQLGKDVVEKYDYVFPENGLVAYKDGKLLCKQSIQGHLGEALIQDLINYCLSYIARIKLPKKRGTFIEFRNGMLNVSPIGRSCSQEERIEFYEFDKKENIRQKFVADLQKEFAGKGVTFSIGGQISIDVFPDGWDKRYCLRHVENDGYKTIYFFGDKTMPLRV; encoded by the exons ATGCTCCTCCCCCCAGCGTGCCCTGCGGTacgggggctggtggggggcggggggggcgaaCCCGGAAGTTCTGGGCCGAGTTCCTGGTTGCCCGAGTGGATGGAAACCGGCGACATGGCGGCGTCCGGCCCAGCGCTGTGCCTCTTCGACGTGGACGGGACACTGACGGCCCCGCGACAG AAAATTACCAAAGAAATGGATGGCTTTCTACAAGACTTGAGGCAGAAGATCAAAATTGGTGTGGTAGGCGGGTCAGACTTTGAGAAAGTACAGGAGCAGCTGGGAAAGGATG TGGTTGAAAAATATGATTATGTGTTTCCCGAAAACGGCCTGGTTGCATACAAAGATGGGAAACTCTTGTGTAAACAG AGTATTCAAGGTCACCTGGGCGAGGCCCTAATCCAAGATCTAATCAACTACTGTCTGAGCTACATCGCAAGAATTAAACTCCCGAAGAAAAG GGGTACTTTCATTGAGTTCCGAAATGGGATGTTGAACGTGTCCCCAATTGGGAGAAGCTGCAGTCAAGAAGAACGCATTGAGTTTTACGAATTCGATAAA aaagaaaacatcagacagaAGTTCGTAGCAGACCTGCAGAAAGAGTTTGCAGGCAAAGGCGTCACGTTCTCCATAG GAGGCCAGATCAGCATCGACGTCTTTCCTGATGGCTGGGACAAGCGGTACTGCCTGAGACACGTGGAAAATGACGGCTATAAGACCATCTATTTCTTCGGGGACAAAACCATGCCC ctcagggtgtga
- the PMM2 gene encoding phosphomannomutase 2 isoform X1, protein MLLPPACPAVRGLVGGGGGEPGSSGPSSWLPEWMETGDMAASGPALCLFDVDGTLTAPRQKITKEMDGFLQDLRQKIKIGVVGGSDFEKVQEQLGKDVVEKYDYVFPENGLVAYKDGKLLCKQSIQGHLGEALIQDLINYCLSYIARIKLPKKRGTFIEFRNGMLNVSPIGRSCSQEERIEFYEFDKKENIRQKFVADLQKEFAGKGVTFSIGGQISIDVFPDGWDKRYCLRHVENDGYKTIYFFGDKTMPREVVCNRVHLVKFFGCRNAFASDFDVLEKASSRSHTRDLRDGRAPLQPFRPPARSARLGRELLRQAKPGFSL, encoded by the exons ATGCTCCTCCCCCCAGCGTGCCCTGCGGTacgggggctggtggggggcggggggggcgaaCCCGGAAGTTCTGGGCCGAGTTCCTGGTTGCCCGAGTGGATGGAAACCGGCGACATGGCGGCGTCCGGCCCAGCGCTGTGCCTCTTCGACGTGGACGGGACACTGACGGCCCCGCGACAG AAAATTACCAAAGAAATGGATGGCTTTCTACAAGACTTGAGGCAGAAGATCAAAATTGGTGTGGTAGGCGGGTCAGACTTTGAGAAAGTACAGGAGCAGCTGGGAAAGGATG TGGTTGAAAAATATGATTATGTGTTTCCCGAAAACGGCCTGGTTGCATACAAAGATGGGAAACTCTTGTGTAAACAG AGTATTCAAGGTCACCTGGGCGAGGCCCTAATCCAAGATCTAATCAACTACTGTCTGAGCTACATCGCAAGAATTAAACTCCCGAAGAAAAG GGGTACTTTCATTGAGTTCCGAAATGGGATGTTGAACGTGTCCCCAATTGGGAGAAGCTGCAGTCAAGAAGAACGCATTGAGTTTTACGAATTCGATAAA aaagaaaacatcagacagaAGTTCGTAGCAGACCTGCAGAAAGAGTTTGCAGGCAAAGGCGTCACGTTCTCCATAG GAGGCCAGATCAGCATCGACGTCTTTCCTGATGGCTGGGACAAGCGGTACTGCCTGAGACACGTGGAAAATGACGGCTATAAGACCATCTATTTCTTCGGGGACAAAACCATGCCC AGAGAAGTGGTTTGCAACCGCGTCCATTTGGTGAAATTCTTTGGCTGCAGAAATGCTTTTGCGTCGGACTTTGATGTCTTGGAGAAAGCGAGCTCACGCAGTCACACGCGGGATCTTCGGGATGGCCGGGCGCCTCTGCAGCCCTTCCGGCCCCCTGCCCGCTCCGCCAGGCTGGGAAGAGAGCTGCTGAGACAGGCGAAGCCAGGTTTTTCTCTGTGA
- the PMM2 gene encoding phosphomannomutase 2 isoform X5, protein MLLPPACPAVRGLVGGGGGEPGSSGPSSWLPEWMETGDMAASGPALCLFDVDGTLTAPRQKITKEMDGFLQDLRQKIKIGVVGGSDFEKVQEQLGKDVVEKYDYVFPENGLVAYKDGKLLCKQSIQGHLGEALIQDLINYCLSYIARIKLPKKRGTFIEFRNGMLNVSPIGRSCSQEERIEFYEFDKKENIRQKFVADLQKEFAGKGVTFSIGGQISIDVFPDGWDKRYCLRHVENDGYKTIYFFGDKTMPAFFLL, encoded by the exons ATGCTCCTCCCCCCAGCGTGCCCTGCGGTacgggggctggtggggggcggggggggcgaaCCCGGAAGTTCTGGGCCGAGTTCCTGGTTGCCCGAGTGGATGGAAACCGGCGACATGGCGGCGTCCGGCCCAGCGCTGTGCCTCTTCGACGTGGACGGGACACTGACGGCCCCGCGACAG AAAATTACCAAAGAAATGGATGGCTTTCTACAAGACTTGAGGCAGAAGATCAAAATTGGTGTGGTAGGCGGGTCAGACTTTGAGAAAGTACAGGAGCAGCTGGGAAAGGATG TGGTTGAAAAATATGATTATGTGTTTCCCGAAAACGGCCTGGTTGCATACAAAGATGGGAAACTCTTGTGTAAACAG AGTATTCAAGGTCACCTGGGCGAGGCCCTAATCCAAGATCTAATCAACTACTGTCTGAGCTACATCGCAAGAATTAAACTCCCGAAGAAAAG GGGTACTTTCATTGAGTTCCGAAATGGGATGTTGAACGTGTCCCCAATTGGGAGAAGCTGCAGTCAAGAAGAACGCATTGAGTTTTACGAATTCGATAAA aaagaaaacatcagacagaAGTTCGTAGCAGACCTGCAGAAAGAGTTTGCAGGCAAAGGCGTCACGTTCTCCATAG GAGGCCAGATCAGCATCGACGTCTTTCCTGATGGCTGGGACAAGCGGTACTGCCTGAGACACGTGGAAAATGACGGCTATAAGACCATCTATTTCTTCGGGGACAAAACCATGCCC
- the PMM2 gene encoding phosphomannomutase 2 isoform X4, whose amino-acid sequence MLLPPACPAVRGLVGGGGGEPGSSGPSSWLPEWMETGDMAASGPALCLFDVDGTLTAPRQKITKEMDGFLQDLRQKIKIGVVGGSDFEKVQEQLGKDVVEKYDYVFPENGLVAYKDGKLLCKQSIQGHLGEALIQDLINYCLSYIARIKLPKKRGTFIEFRNGMLNVSPIGRSCSQEERIEFYEFDKKENIRQKFVADLQKEFAGKGVTFSIGGQISIDVFPDGWDKRYCLRHVENDGYKTIYFFGDKTMPGSLERLDR is encoded by the exons ATGCTCCTCCCCCCAGCGTGCCCTGCGGTacgggggctggtggggggcggggggggcgaaCCCGGAAGTTCTGGGCCGAGTTCCTGGTTGCCCGAGTGGATGGAAACCGGCGACATGGCGGCGTCCGGCCCAGCGCTGTGCCTCTTCGACGTGGACGGGACACTGACGGCCCCGCGACAG AAAATTACCAAAGAAATGGATGGCTTTCTACAAGACTTGAGGCAGAAGATCAAAATTGGTGTGGTAGGCGGGTCAGACTTTGAGAAAGTACAGGAGCAGCTGGGAAAGGATG TGGTTGAAAAATATGATTATGTGTTTCCCGAAAACGGCCTGGTTGCATACAAAGATGGGAAACTCTTGTGTAAACAG AGTATTCAAGGTCACCTGGGCGAGGCCCTAATCCAAGATCTAATCAACTACTGTCTGAGCTACATCGCAAGAATTAAACTCCCGAAGAAAAG GGGTACTTTCATTGAGTTCCGAAATGGGATGTTGAACGTGTCCCCAATTGGGAGAAGCTGCAGTCAAGAAGAACGCATTGAGTTTTACGAATTCGATAAA aaagaaaacatcagacagaAGTTCGTAGCAGACCTGCAGAAAGAGTTTGCAGGCAAAGGCGTCACGTTCTCCATAG GAGGCCAGATCAGCATCGACGTCTTTCCTGATGGCTGGGACAAGCGGTACTGCCTGAGACACGTGGAAAATGACGGCTATAAGACCATCTATTTCTTCGGGGACAAAACCATGCCC